A window of Lacibacter sediminis contains these coding sequences:
- a CDS encoding glutamine--tRNA ligase/YqeY domain fusion protein, with the protein MSEEKSLNFIEEIIEEDLKNGKYKSILTRFPPEPNGYLHIGHAKSICLNFGLGIKYNGKTNLRFDDTNPVTEDTEYVDSIKEDIQWLGFNWANEFYASDYFEQLYGFAVKLIEKGLAYVDDSSSEEIAKQKGTPTQPGVRNEFSNRSVEENLQLFADMRAGKYKDGEKVLRAKIDMSSPNMHMRDPLMYRIKHAHHHRTGDAWCIYPMYDFAHGQSDSIENITHSICTLEFIPHRPLYDWCIEKLEIFPSKQYEFARLNLNYTVMSKRKLLQLVNENHVTGWDDPRMPTISGLRRRGYTPESIREFCDKIGVAKRDNLIEFGLLEFCVREDLNRIAHRRMVVFNPIKVIITNYPEGQTETLHSENNPEDPNSGARAIPFSREILIEADDFMEVAPKKYFRLAPGQMVRLKSAYIIKCDEVVKNDDGSIAAIHCSYIPESKSGSDTSGISVKGTLHWVNAADAVEVEVREYDRLFRVENPASEEGDFKEYINPNSLTVVKGYAEPAIQTATLTDRFQFLRKGYYCLDKDSTADKFIFNRTVTLKDAWAKEVKKG; encoded by the coding sequence ATGAGCGAAGAAAAAAGCCTGAATTTTATTGAAGAGATCATTGAAGAAGATCTGAAGAATGGGAAATACAAAAGCATCCTTACACGTTTTCCGCCGGAACCAAATGGTTACCTGCACATTGGTCATGCCAAAAGCATTTGCTTAAACTTTGGCTTGGGCATTAAATACAACGGCAAAACCAATCTCCGTTTCGATGATACGAATCCGGTAACGGAAGACACAGAATATGTAGACAGTATTAAAGAAGATATTCAATGGCTGGGTTTTAACTGGGCCAATGAATTTTATGCATCTGATTATTTCGAACAGTTGTATGGCTTTGCTGTAAAACTGATCGAGAAAGGATTGGCTTATGTTGATGACAGCAGCAGTGAAGAAATTGCCAAACAAAAAGGCACTCCTACTCAACCTGGTGTTCGCAATGAATTCAGCAATCGTAGCGTAGAAGAAAATCTGCAACTGTTTGCTGACATGCGTGCAGGTAAATATAAAGACGGCGAAAAAGTATTGCGTGCAAAGATCGACATGAGTTCACCTAACATGCACATGCGTGATCCGTTGATGTACCGCATCAAACATGCACATCATCACCGCACAGGCGATGCCTGGTGCATTTACCCGATGTATGATTTTGCCCATGGACAAAGTGATTCTATTGAAAATATCACACACTCTATCTGTACATTGGAATTTATTCCGCATCGTCCATTATATGATTGGTGTATTGAGAAATTAGAAATCTTCCCATCAAAGCAATATGAGTTTGCGAGGCTCAACCTGAACTACACGGTGATGAGTAAACGCAAACTGTTACAGTTGGTGAATGAAAATCATGTAACCGGTTGGGACGATCCACGTATGCCCACCATCAGTGGTTTACGCCGCAGAGGATATACACCTGAAAGTATCCGTGAATTTTGTGACAAGATCGGTGTTGCAAAGCGTGACAACCTGATCGAATTTGGATTACTTGAGTTTTGTGTTAGAGAAGATCTTAACAGAATCGCACACCGACGCATGGTGGTGTTCAATCCCATCAAAGTGATCATCACAAATTATCCGGAAGGACAAACAGAAACACTGCATTCAGAAAATAATCCGGAAGATCCAAACAGCGGCGCAAGAGCGATTCCATTCAGCCGTGAAATACTGATTGAAGCAGACGATTTTATGGAAGTGGCTCCCAAAAAATACTTCCGCCTTGCTCCCGGACAAATGGTGCGTTTAAAGAGCGCTTACATTATCAAATGTGATGAAGTAGTGAAGAATGACGATGGCTCCATTGCAGCTATTCATTGCAGTTATATCCCTGAAAGTAAAAGCGGAAGTGATACAAGCGGCATCAGTGTAAAAGGAACTCTGCATTGGGTAAATGCTGCTGATGCAGTTGAGGTGGAAGTAAGAGAGTATGACCGTTTGTTCAGAGTAGAAAATCCGGCAAGTGAAGAAGGTGATTTTAAAGAATACATCAACCCCAACTCATTAACAGTAGTAAAAGGATATGCTGAGCCGGCTATTCAAACAGCAACACTTACTGATCGTTTCCAGTTTTTGCGCAAAGGATATTATTGTTTAGATAAAGATTCAACAGCAGATAAATTCATCTTCAACCGCACAGTAACGTTGAAAGATGCGTGGGCCAAAGAAGTGAAGAAAGGATAA
- a CDS encoding electron transfer flavoprotein subunit beta/FixA family protein codes for MKILVCISKTPDTTAKIAFTDNNTKFAQDGVQWIINPYDEWYALVRAIELKEKDPSVVIHLVTVGPADADPIIRKALALGGDEAIRVNSDSHDSFYIAAQIAEVAKQGAYDLVFTGKETIDYNGSSIGGMVAELLDQPYVSLATKFDLNGNVATIDREVEGGEETCEVSLPVVVSCQKGMAEQRIPNMKGIMGARTKPLKAVEPVAVDALTSVASFELPPAKAGVKLVDPENVGELVRLLHEEAKVI; via the coding sequence ATGAAGATTTTAGTTTGTATCAGTAAAACGCCTGATACCACGGCAAAAATAGCTTTCACCGATAACAACACAAAGTTTGCGCAGGATGGTGTACAGTGGATCATTAATCCCTACGATGAATGGTATGCATTGGTGCGTGCTATTGAACTGAAGGAAAAAGATCCGTCTGTAGTGATTCATCTTGTAACAGTTGGACCTGCAGATGCAGATCCCATCATCCGCAAAGCATTGGCTTTGGGTGGTGATGAAGCTATTCGTGTGAACTCTGATAGTCACGACAGTTTTTACATCGCTGCACAAATTGCTGAAGTGGCAAAACAGGGAGCTTACGATCTTGTTTTCACCGGAAAAGAAACCATTGATTACAACGGCTCTTCAATTGGCGGTATGGTTGCCGAGTTACTTGATCAACCTTATGTATCACTTGCAACCAAGTTTGATCTGAATGGTAATGTTGCAACCATCGATCGTGAAGTTGAAGGTGGCGAAGAAACCTGCGAGGTTAGTCTGCCCGTGGTTGTTAGTTGCCAGAAAGGAATGGCCGAACAACGCATCCCGAATATGAAAGGCATTATGGGTGCTCGTACCAAACCGTTGAAAGCAGTGGAACCGGTTGCAGTAGATGCATTAACATCTGTTGCTTCATTTGAACTGCCTCCTGCAAAAGCCGGTGTAAAATTGGTAGACCCGGAAAACGTAGGAGAATTGGTGAGATTGCTGCATGAAGAAGCCAAGGTGATCTAA
- the rocD gene encoding ornithine--oxo-acid transaminase yields the protein MHTSIAAVSANTQFFIDKEEQFGAHNYHPLPVVLKRGEGVFMWDVDDKRYYDFLSGYSAVNQGHCHPRIVASLIEQAQKLTLTSRAFHNNLLGEYEEYITQYFGYDKVLPMNTGVEAVETAIKLARRWGYEVKGVEENRAKIIVCAHNFHGRTSTVISFSTDPSSYTNFGPYMPGFHVISYNDLEALHEALQDKNVCGFLVEPIQGEAGVVVPDDGYLSTAKKYCADANVLFIGDEIQTGLCRTGKMLACDHENVRPDILILGKALSGGVLPVSAVLADDQVMMTIKPGEHGSTYGGNPLACAVAITSLQVLKDEKLAERAEQLGQLLRTEIEKLNSPFISLVRGKGLLNAIVIKHSNPEAAWDLCMEMKENGLLAKPTHGDKIRFAPPLVITEEQIHECVGIISKSLQILQ from the coding sequence ATGCATACTTCTATTGCAGCAGTTTCTGCTAATACACAATTTTTTATTGATAAAGAAGAGCAGTTCGGTGCTCACAATTATCATCCATTACCTGTGGTATTAAAACGTGGCGAAGGTGTTTTTATGTGGGATGTAGATGACAAGCGTTACTACGATTTCCTGAGTGGTTACTCTGCCGTTAACCAGGGACATTGTCACCCCCGCATTGTTGCATCGTTGATTGAGCAGGCACAAAAACTGACACTTACTTCTCGTGCATTTCATAATAATCTATTAGGTGAGTATGAAGAATACATCACGCAGTATTTCGGTTATGATAAAGTGTTGCCGATGAATACCGGTGTGGAAGCGGTGGAAACAGCTATCAAACTTGCACGTCGTTGGGGGTATGAAGTAAAAGGCGTTGAAGAGAACAGGGCGAAGATCATTGTATGTGCACATAACTTTCATGGAAGAACAAGTACGGTGATCTCATTCAGTACCGACCCTTCATCATACACAAACTTTGGACCTTACATGCCGGGCTTTCATGTAATTTCTTACAATGATCTGGAAGCTTTGCACGAAGCGTTACAAGATAAAAATGTGTGTGGATTTTTAGTTGAACCTATCCAAGGTGAAGCAGGTGTCGTTGTTCCCGATGATGGTTACCTGTCAACTGCAAAAAAATATTGTGCAGATGCGAACGTATTGTTCATTGGAGATGAAATACAAACCGGTCTTTGTCGCACAGGAAAAATGCTGGCCTGCGATCATGAAAATGTTCGTCCGGATATTTTAATTCTTGGCAAGGCTCTCAGCGGTGGTGTATTGCCTGTGAGTGCAGTATTAGCTGATGATCAAGTGATGATGACGATCAAACCCGGTGAACATGGAAGTACGTATGGTGGTAATCCGTTGGCATGTGCCGTTGCGATTACGTCTTTGCAGGTACTGAAAGATGAGAAGCTGGCAGAACGTGCAGAACAGCTCGGCCAATTGTTGCGAACTGAAATTGAAAAGCTCAATTCACCTTTTATCAGTTTGGTGCGGGGTAAAGGTTTGTTGAATGCGATTGTGATCAAACACAGCAATCCGGAAGCAGCATGGGATCTTTGCATGGAGATGAAAGAAAACGGATTACTGGCCAAGCCAACACATGGTGATAAAATCCGTTTTGCCCCACCATTGGTGATTACCGAAGAACAAATCCATGAATGTGTAGGGATCATCAGTAAAAGTTTGCAGATACTTCAATAA
- a CDS encoding nucleoside permease, with the protein MNLKSRLTILSFLQFFIWGIWLISLGGYMFANFNNPIDPNLGSKVGNTYGTMGWASLFMPALIGIIADKYIRAEIMLGISHIIAGAGLYYASTVTNAGDMYWAIFFVSCFYMPTIGLSNSVSYSLLSKQNLDVQKTFAPIRVWGTVGFIVAEWAVDLLGWTQNNNQFYFAAVAGIITGLYCFTLPRIETSKSTEKKSFATRLGLDAFQLFKSPMMTKFFLFAMFLGAALQITNMFGNPFLGDFGKTTEYAESFAVKHSNILISLSQISETLFILAIPFFLKRFGIKQVMLISMIAWVLRFALFGLGNPGTGLSLLILSMIVYGMAFDFFNISGSLFVDREAKPGIRASAQGLFMLMTNGLGAILGGIFAGQVVDYFTDAAGVKDWPSIWYSFAAYSLVIAILFFVTFKYKHDPNSLKSLEH; encoded by the coding sequence ATGAATCTTAAATCACGCCTTACGATTTTAAGTTTTTTACAGTTCTTTATCTGGGGTATCTGGCTTATTTCATTGGGGGGCTATATGTTCGCCAATTTTAATAATCCTATTGATCCTAATCTGGGGTCCAAAGTAGGTAACACTTACGGTACCATGGGTTGGGCATCACTCTTTATGCCTGCGTTAATTGGTATTATTGCCGATAAGTATATCCGTGCTGAGATCATGCTGGGCATCAGTCATATTATTGCTGGTGCCGGTTTGTATTATGCCAGTACTGTTACCAATGCCGGGGATATGTATTGGGCTATTTTCTTCGTAAGTTGTTTTTATATGCCAACCATCGGTTTGAGCAACTCTGTTTCTTATTCATTATTGAGTAAACAAAACCTGGATGTACAAAAAACATTTGCCCCGATTCGTGTGTGGGGGACCGTTGGTTTTATTGTTGCGGAATGGGCGGTTGATTTGTTGGGCTGGACACAAAACAACAATCAATTTTATTTTGCAGCAGTGGCAGGTATCATTACAGGTTTGTATTGTTTTACTCTTCCACGTATTGAAACGAGTAAATCAACAGAAAAGAAATCGTTTGCTACACGTTTGGGCTTAGATGCATTTCAATTGTTTAAAAGCCCGATGATGACGAAGTTCTTTTTATTCGCCATGTTTTTAGGAGCTGCATTACAGATCACGAATATGTTTGGTAATCCTTTCCTTGGCGACTTTGGAAAAACAACCGAGTATGCAGAAAGTTTTGCAGTAAAACACAGTAACATATTGATCTCTCTTTCTCAGATATCGGAAACGCTGTTTATTCTTGCTATTCCGTTTTTCCTCAAACGTTTTGGGATTAAGCAGGTAATGTTGATCAGTATGATCGCATGGGTGCTGCGGTTTGCGTTGTTTGGGTTAGGTAATCCGGGTACCGGACTTTCATTGCTTATTCTGTCGATGATTGTGTATGGCATGGCCTTCGACTTCTTTAATATCTCCGGTTCGCTGTTTGTTGACAGAGAAGCAAAGCCGGGCATCCGTGCAAGTGCACAAGGTTTGTTTATGTTGATGACGAATGGACTTGGTGCCATTCTCGGAGGAATTTTTGCTGGACAGGTTGTTGATTATTTTACAGATGCAGCAGGAGTAAAAGACTGGCCAAGCATCTGGTACAGTTTTGCGGCTTACTCGCTTGTAATTGCGATATTATTCTTTGTTACATTCAAATACAAACACGATCCAAATTCATTAAAATCACTAGAGCATTAA
- the ispE gene encoding 4-(cytidine 5'-diphospho)-2-C-methyl-D-erythritol kinase encodes MIVFPNCKINLGLHILNKREDGYHNLETVFYPVQLRDALEVIRRDDGRQTMDDTYGSPLTTPISFSSTGLPITGDEANNLCIKAYHLLKKDYPALPPVQMHLHKAIPMGAGLGGGSADGAFALKLLKDKFQLGLSTQHLIDYALQLGSDCPFFIINKPCFATGRGELLETVDLDLSAYKFAIVNPGIHVNTGWAFANLSGRSMRPDSEQKADLKQIIQQPISTWKDQLINDFEEPVSKAHPEIVRIKQQLYDAGAVYASMTGSGSTVFGIFEKEPELKFSDAYLYKVI; translated from the coding sequence ATGATCGTTTTCCCTAATTGTAAAATCAATCTCGGATTACATATTCTCAACAAACGGGAAGATGGTTATCACAACCTGGAAACAGTCTTTTATCCGGTGCAGTTGAGAGATGCGTTGGAGGTAATACGAAGAGACGATGGACGACAGACGATGGATGACACTTACGGCTCACCACTCACCACTCCCATTTCTTTCTCATCAACCGGCCTCCCCATCACCGGCGACGAAGCTAACAATCTCTGTATTAAAGCCTATCACTTACTTAAAAAAGATTATCCTGCTCTCCCACCCGTTCAGATGCATTTGCACAAAGCCATTCCCATGGGTGCAGGTTTAGGTGGTGGCAGTGCCGATGGTGCGTTTGCGTTGAAGTTATTGAAAGATAAATTTCAACTCGGTTTGTCAACTCAACATTTGATCGATTATGCATTACAATTGGGAAGTGATTGTCCGTTCTTCATCATCAACAAACCTTGCTTTGCAACTGGCAGAGGTGAACTGTTAGAAACAGTTGATCTTGATTTATCGGCTTACAAGTTTGCCATTGTAAACCCGGGTATACATGTTAATACGGGTTGGGCATTTGCGAATCTGTCAGGCCGCTCAATGCGGCCAGACAGTGAGCAGAAAGCTGATCTCAAACAGATCATTCAACAACCCATCTCAACCTGGAAAGACCAACTCATCAATGATTTTGAAGAACCGGTAAGCAAAGCACATCCGGAGATTGTACGCATCAAACAACAATTGTATGATGCAGGTGCTGTGTATGCAAGCATGACGGGAAGTGGAAGTACGGTGTTTGGGATATTTGAGAAAGAACCTGAGCTGAAATTCTCAGACGCTTATTTATACAAAGTGATTTAA
- a CDS encoding bifunctional nuclease family protein: MKKIELEIVALSHSITQTHSYAVVLGEVNGLRRLPIVIGGFEAQAIAVALERMQPSRPLTHDLMKNFMMAFNVELHEIVINDLQEGIFYSKLLCSTDHDTVEIDSRTSDALALAVRFGCPIYTYENILESAGILMEDEEKKKEEVAVSSSQVSSSGEEKEDLKSLSIEELQTLLNDVLEQEDYIRAIAIRDELSNRKK; this comes from the coding sequence ATGAAAAAGATCGAACTGGAAATAGTTGCCCTCTCGCACAGCATTACCCAAACACATAGCTATGCTGTGGTGTTAGGTGAAGTAAACGGATTGCGTCGGTTACCCATTGTAATCGGCGGTTTTGAAGCACAGGCCATCGCTGTGGCACTTGAACGTATGCAACCCAGTCGCCCGCTTACCCATGACCTGATGAAGAATTTCATGATGGCGTTTAACGTGGAGCTGCATGAAATAGTGATCAACGATCTGCAGGAAGGTATCTTCTACTCCAAACTGCTTTGCTCAACTGACCATGATACAGTTGAGATCGACAGCCGTACCAGCGACGCACTCGCATTGGCCGTTCGTTTCGGATGCCCCATTTATACCTACGAGAATATTCTTGAAAGTGCAGGTATTTTAATGGAAGACGAAGAGAAGAAAAAAGAAGAGGTAGCGGTTAGCAGTTCACAGGTTAGCAGCAGCGGCGAAGAAAAAGAAGATTTGAAATCACTCAGCATCGAAGAATTACAAACCTTACTCAATGATGTTCTGGAGCAGGAAGATTACATCAGGGCCATCGCTATCCGTGATGAGTTATCGAACAGGAAGAAATAA
- a CDS encoding type II toxin-antitoxin system RelE/ParE family toxin, producing MEVYFNNTNLEKLYVGLPVAGKLKYNKEIIEKFRTKVDILKNVENTNELREFKSLNFEALKGNKKGLYSIRVDLKYRLEFKIEKNKISVSEIVFIEDLSNHYR from the coding sequence ATGGAGGTATATTTCAATAACACTAATCTGGAAAAACTTTACGTCGGTTTGCCCGTTGCGGGTAAGTTGAAATATAATAAAGAGATAATTGAGAAATTTAGAACGAAGGTGGATATTCTTAAGAACGTTGAGAATACGAACGAATTGAGAGAATTCAAAAGTTTGAACTTCGAAGCATTGAAAGGAAATAAGAAAGGATTGTATTCGATAAGGGTTGATTTGAAATATCGATTAGAGTTTAAAATTGAAAAGAATAAGATCAGTGTCAGTGAAATTGTTTTTATTGAGGATTTGTCAAATCATTATAGATAA
- a CDS encoding electron transfer flavoprotein subunit alpha/FixB family protein, with translation MSVLIFIDSAEGHVKKSSFEALTYGAQLAKQLGTNAEGVLLGTVADDVAALGKYGVSKIHQVANDTLNHVDAQVYAKAIADVATAAGATVIVLSHNVTGKAVSPRLSARLKAGLVAGAVGLPDTGNGFVVKKGVFSGKAFAHIAVNTPVKILSISPNSFKTEAGEGTAEVVAANVTVDAAKVKVTATNKVTGQVPLSEAELVVSGGRGLKGPENWGMIEELAGLLGAATACSRPVADAHWRPHHEHVGQTGGAIAPNLYIAIGISGSIQHLAGVNRSRVIVVINKDPEAPFFKAADYGIVGDAFDVVPKMIQEVKKLKGVA, from the coding sequence ATGTCTGTTTTAATATTCATAGACTCTGCCGAAGGTCATGTAAAAAAATCTTCGTTTGAAGCATTAACCTATGGTGCACAATTAGCAAAACAACTCGGCACAAATGCTGAAGGCGTTTTGTTAGGAACCGTGGCCGATGATGTTGCTGCTTTAGGAAAATATGGCGTTTCAAAAATTCATCAAGTTGCGAATGACACATTGAATCATGTGGATGCACAGGTTTATGCCAAAGCAATTGCCGATGTGGCAACTGCTGCAGGCGCAACCGTGATCGTTCTTTCGCATAATGTAACAGGTAAAGCTGTTTCTCCACGACTGAGTGCACGTTTAAAAGCAGGTTTGGTGGCTGGTGCAGTTGGCTTACCCGATACAGGCAATGGCTTTGTTGTAAAGAAAGGGGTGTTCAGCGGAAAGGCGTTTGCGCATATTGCAGTGAACACTCCGGTAAAAATTCTTTCCATCAGTCCTAACTCATTTAAAACTGAGGCAGGTGAAGGAACAGCGGAAGTAGTTGCGGCAAACGTAACTGTTGATGCAGCAAAAGTGAAAGTAACGGCAACCAATAAGGTAACCGGTCAGGTTCCATTGAGCGAAGCTGAACTGGTAGTAAGTGGTGGCCGTGGTTTAAAAGGACCTGAGAACTGGGGCATGATCGAAGAATTGGCAGGCTTGCTTGGTGCTGCTACTGCATGTAGCCGTCCGGTAGCTGATGCACATTGGCGTCCGCACCACGAACATGTGGGACAAACAGGAGGCGCCATTGCACCAAATCTTTATATCGCAATCGGCATCAGTGGTTCTATTCAACATCTTGCCGGTGTAAACCGCAGCAGGGTGATCGTTGTGATCAATAAAGATCCCGAAGCTCCATTCTTTAAAGCAGCCGACTATGGTATTGTGGGCGATGCTTTTGATGTAGTACCAAAAATGATACAGGAAGTGAAGAAGCTCAAAGGAGTAGCTTAA
- a CDS encoding VOC family protein, whose protein sequence is MGYTVPAQTRIGHVHLKVSDLERSLAFYHELLGFEITQRYGSQAVFISAGGYHHHIGLNTWHSKGAGPAPVNAPGLYHTAILYPTRKDLALILKRLLEAKYPLTGASDHGVSEALYLDDPDGNGVELYWDKPKERWPLDTNGNLVMVSERLDLEGLLREVE, encoded by the coding sequence ATGGGCTACACTGTTCCTGCACAAACACGCATCGGCCATGTGCATTTAAAAGTCTCCGATTTAGAACGTTCATTAGCTTTTTATCACGAACTGCTTGGTTTTGAAATTACGCAACGTTATGGTTCACAAGCCGTATTTATTTCAGCCGGTGGCTATCATCATCATATTGGGTTAAATACCTGGCACAGCAAAGGAGCAGGACCTGCACCTGTGAATGCGCCGGGTTTGTATCACACCGCTATTCTCTATCCCACACGAAAAGATCTGGCGTTGATATTGAAGCGTTTGCTGGAAGCAAAGTATCCGTTAACCGGTGCATCTGATCATGGCGTGAGTGAAGCGCTTTATTTAGATGATCCTGATGGAAATGGTGTTGAATTGTATTGGGATAAACCAAAAGAGCGATGGCCTTTGGATACAAATGGAAATTTAGTAATGGTAAGCGAGCGATTGGATTTGGAGGGGTTGTTGAGGGAGGTGGAGTGA
- the tilS gene encoding tRNA lysidine(34) synthetase TilS, producing MQLLSRFQQYIQQHHLFQTKDQLLLAVSGGVDSVVLADLCHKAGNQFIIAHCNFQLRGEESDADELFVRSLGEKYKVEVLVKKFDTKEYAATNKLSIQEAARALRYMWFEELVNGQWSMVNGQSPGEAHHSSLITHLLTAHHADDNIETLLMNFFRGTGLHGLTGIPAANGHIKRPLLSFTKQELLDYATAEGLQFREDSSNQSSKYTRNFFRNEIIPAIEKVYPQVKTNLTDNINRFLEIEQLYKLSTQAIIKKLCRIKGKEIHIPVKQLLQYNNKALIYEIIHPYGFSEKQIDEVLKLAESDSGKYIDSPAFHYRIIKHRHWFIISPVQSAESVTLIIEENDERVLFEDGHLLCRKIDASKVDLNSSNTIALLDAKGITFPLLLRKWKTGDYFYPLGMKKKKKVARFLIDAKLSKPQKEKVWVLESNRKIIWVVGHRIDDRFKLIPSTKDVLQISYTV from the coding sequence ATGCAACTTCTTTCCCGTTTTCAACAATACATTCAACAACATCATCTTTTTCAAACAAAAGATCAACTACTGCTGGCCGTTAGCGGCGGCGTAGACAGTGTAGTGTTGGCAGACCTTTGTCATAAAGCAGGCAATCAATTCATCATTGCTCATTGCAATTTTCAATTGAGAGGAGAGGAGAGTGATGCAGATGAACTATTTGTTAGATCACTTGGTGAGAAATACAAGGTTGAAGTATTGGTGAAGAAATTTGATACAAAGGAATATGCAGCTACAAATAAATTATCGATCCAGGAAGCAGCAAGAGCATTACGGTATATGTGGTTTGAGGAATTGGTGAATGGTCAATGGTCAATGGTCAATGGTCAATCGCCAGGTGAAGCTCATCACTCATCACTCATCACTCATCTCCTCACTGCCCATCATGCTGATGATAATATCGAAACTCTGCTCATGAATTTCTTCCGTGGTACAGGGCTGCATGGACTCACCGGTATACCGGCTGCGAACGGACATATAAAACGACCTTTATTATCATTTACTAAACAGGAGTTGTTGGATTATGCAACAGCAGAAGGTCTGCAGTTCAGGGAAGATTCATCCAATCAATCGTCCAAATACACCCGTAACTTTTTCCGGAATGAAATTATTCCTGCCATTGAAAAGGTATATCCACAGGTAAAAACAAATCTCACGGACAACATCAATCGCTTTTTAGAAATTGAGCAGTTATACAAACTGTCTACACAAGCCATCATTAAAAAACTGTGCAGAATTAAAGGCAAAGAAATTCATATTCCTGTAAAACAATTACTACAGTACAATAACAAAGCATTGATCTATGAGATCATTCATCCTTATGGTTTTTCTGAAAAGCAGATCGATGAAGTACTGAAGTTAGCCGAGAGTGATTCAGGTAAGTATATCGACTCACCTGCTTTTCATTACCGCATCATCAAACACAGGCATTGGTTTATTATTTCTCCTGTGCAGTCTGCTGAATCTGTCACTCTCATCATCGAAGAAAACGATGAGAGAGTTCTGTTTGAAGATGGGCATTTGTTGTGCAGGAAAATCGATGCATCAAAAGTTGATCTGAACTCATCCAATACTATCGCATTGCTCGATGCAAAGGGAATCACCTTTCCTTTGTTACTGCGTAAATGGAAAACAGGTGATTATTTCTATCCACTTGGTATGAAGAAGAAAAAGAAAGTGGCCCGTTTTCTTATCGATGCAAAACTATCCAAACCACAAAAAGAAAAAGTGTGGGTATTGGAAAGTAACAGGAAGATCATTTGGGTGGTCGGTCACCGTATTGATGACCGGTTCAAACTGATTCCTTCAACAAAAGATGTGTTGCAGATCAGCTATACTGTTTAA
- a CDS encoding HigA family addiction module antitoxin, translated as MGSYKVIGKYGKELVSDVLLHPGSVLGDELTARAIPQKDFAALLDMRASHLNELIKGKRHISALLALKLEQHLKISAGFWMRLQVEYDLKMAKKQLKVA; from the coding sequence ATGGGATCATATAAAGTCATAGGAAAATACGGAAAAGAACTTGTGTCTGATGTGTTATTACATCCTGGTTCTGTTTTGGGCGATGAACTTACTGCACGGGCAATTCCTCAAAAGGACTTTGCGGCGTTATTGGACATGCGTGCATCGCATTTGAACGAGTTAATCAAAGGCAAACGTCATATTTCGGCATTGCTTGCATTAAAGCTTGAGCAGCATCTCAAAATCAGCGCAGGCTTTTGGATGCGTTTACAGGTAGAGTATGATTTAAAAATGGCAAAAAAGCAACTGAAGGTTGCATAA
- a CDS encoding tetratricopeptide repeat protein, producing the protein MERIEQLKKFLEANPTDSFLKHALALEYIKLGDDETARKVFEGLLADEPGYVGSYYHLGKLFERIGDNDKAIEWYQNGMQVAKEKGEQHAFGELRGAWEELTF; encoded by the coding sequence ATGGAGAGAATTGAACAGTTGAAGAAATTTCTGGAAGCAAATCCCACCGATAGTTTTCTAAAGCATGCGTTGGCGCTGGAATATATTAAGCTGGGCGATGATGAAACAGCCAGGAAAGTATTTGAAGGATTACTGGCGGATGAGCCGGGTTATGTTGGTTCTTATTATCATCTCGGTAAATTATTTGAGCGGATTGGTGATAACGATAAAGCCATTGAATGGTACCAAAATGGAATGCAGGTAGCCAAAGAAAAAGGCGAGCAACATGCGTTTGGTGAGTTGAGAGGGGCTTGGGAGGAGTTGACGTTTTAA